In Motacilla alba alba isolate MOTALB_02 chromosome 23, Motacilla_alba_V1.0_pri, whole genome shotgun sequence, the following are encoded in one genomic region:
- the LCK gene encoding tyrosine-protein kinase Lck has protein sequence MGCCCSSDYDEDWIESIDICEHCNYPIEPDSKRQRPIRNGSEVRDPLVSYESSSPPCSPMQDKLVVALYNYEPKHDGDLGLRKGEKLRVLEENGEWWKAQSLTTGQEGLIPHNFVALVNSLEPEPWFFKNISRKDAERQLLASGNTHGSFLIRESETSKGSYSLSVRDLDESQGETVKHYKIRNLDNGGFYISPRTPFGSLRELVQHYTRSADGLCCRLGKPCRTQKPQKPWWQDEWEVPRESLKLVEKLGAGQFGEVWMGFYNGHTKVAVKSLKAGSMSPSAFLAEANLMKKLQHPRLVRLYAVVTKEPIYIITEFMEKGSLVDFLKTSEGVKLSINKLLDMAAQIAEGMAFIEAKNYIHRDLRAANILVSDALGCKIADFGLARLIEDNEYTAREGAKFPIKWTAPEAINYGTFTIKSDVWSFGILLTELVTYGRIPYPGMTNPEVIQNLERGYRMPQPEHCPAELYELMRQCWKESPEERPTFDFLRSVLEDFFTATEGQYQQQP, from the exons atgggctgctgctgcagctcggACTACGACGAGGACTGGATCGAGAGCATCGACATCTGCGAGCACTGCAATTACCCCATCGAGCCCGACAGCAAGCGCCAG AGGCCGATCCGCAACGGCTCCGAGGTCCGAGACCCTCTGGTGTCCTACGAGTCCTCGTCGCCTCCGTGCTCCCCCATGCAAG ACAAGCTGGTGGTGGCCCTGTACAACTACGAGCCCAAGCACGACGGGGACCTGGGGCTGCGGAAGGGGGAGAAGCTGCGCGTGCTGGAAGA GAACGGGGAGTGGTGGAAGGCGCAGTCGCTCACCACGGGCCAGGAGGGGCTGATCCCACACAACTTCGTGGCCTTGGTGAACAGCCTGGAGCCCGAGCC GTGGTTCTTCAAGAACATCAGCCGCAAGGACGCCGAGCGGCAGCTCCTGGCCTCGGGCAACACCCACGGCTCCTTCCTCATCCGCGAGAGCGAGACCTCCAAAG gctcgTACTCGCTGTCCGTGCGGGACCTGGACGAGAGCCAGGGAGAGACGGTGAAGCACTACAAGATCCGGAACCTGGACAACGGCGGCTTCTACATCTCCCCCCGCACGCCCTTCGGCAGCCTCAGGGAGCTGGTGCAGCACTACACAC GCAGCGCCGACGGGCTCTGCTGCCGCCTGGGCAAGCCCTGCCGGACGCAGAAGCCGCAGAAGCCGTGGTGGCAGGACGAGTGGGAGGTGCCGCGGGAGTCGCTGAAGCTGGTGGAGAAGCTGGGAGCGGGGCAGTTCGGAGAGGTCTGGATGG gcTTCTACAACGGGCACACCAAGGTGGCAGTGAAGAGCCTGAAGGCTGGCAGCATGTCCCCCAGCGCCTTCCTGGCCGAGGCCAACCTGATGAAGAAGCTGCAGCACCCGCGGCTGGTGCGGCTCTACGCCGTGGTCACCAAGGAGCCCATCTACATCATCACCGAGTTCATGGAGAAGG GCAGCCTCGTGGACTTCCTCAAGACCTCAGAAGGAGTCAAGCTCAGCATCAACAAACTCCTGGACATGGCAGCTCAG ATTGCTGAAGGCATGGCTTTCATCGAGGCCAAGAATTACATCCACAGGGACCTGAGGGCCGCCAACATCCTGGTCTCGGACGCTCTGGGCTGCAAAATCGCCGATTTTGGGCTGGCCCGGCTCATCGAGGACAACGAGTACACGGCTCGGGAGG GGGCCAAGTTCCCGATTAAGTGGACGGCGCCCGAGGCCATCAACTACGGCACGTTCACCATCAAGTCGGACGTGTGGTCCTTCGGCATCCTGCTCACCGAGCTCGTCACCTACGGCCGGATCCCGTATCCAG GCATGACCAACCCCGAGGTGATCCAGAACCTGGAGCGTGGCTACCGCATGCCGCAGCCGGAGCACTGCCCGGCCGAGCTCTACGAGCTGATGAGGCAGTGCTGGAAGGAGAGCCCCGAGGAGCGCCCCACCTTCGACTTCCTCAGGAGCGTCCTGGAGGATTTCTTCACCGCCACCGAGGGCCAGtaccagcagcagccctga